One segment of Streptomyces sp. NBC_00576 DNA contains the following:
- the sbnB gene encoding 2,3-diaminopropionate biosynthesis protein SbnB, translating to MTTYNSEQSAPLTVPPFAVVSGGQVQQALQGRESDVVDLVEAVYLLHGAGDSVNPPSYFLRFPDRPSSRIIALPASIGGDVHVDGLKWVSSFPENVAAGIPRASAVLILNDHDTGYPFACLESSIISASRTAASAALAADRLSRGRGRPTRVGFVGTGLIARYIHTYLAATGWEFDETGVYDLSADSAAGFRGYLERSDGGGKVTVHDSAEQLVRSSDLLVFATVTAKPHIHDVSWFDHHPLVLHISLRDLAPEILLASANYVDDIEHCLKAETSPHLAEQLTGGRDFIDGTLDDVLTGRTKVPVDRPVVFSPFGLGVLDLAVGRFVHDEVARRGELRVVDGFFHELRRHG from the coding sequence ATGACCACGTACAACTCGGAGCAGTCGGCCCCCCTCACCGTCCCGCCGTTCGCGGTGGTCTCCGGCGGGCAGGTCCAACAGGCTCTCCAGGGGCGGGAATCGGACGTCGTCGACCTCGTCGAGGCGGTGTACCTGCTGCACGGGGCCGGGGACTCGGTGAACCCGCCCTCGTACTTCCTGCGGTTCCCGGACCGTCCGTCGTCGCGGATCATCGCGCTGCCCGCGTCGATTGGCGGGGACGTGCACGTGGACGGACTGAAGTGGGTCTCCAGCTTCCCGGAGAACGTGGCGGCCGGGATTCCGCGGGCGTCGGCCGTGCTGATCCTCAACGACCACGACACCGGCTACCCGTTCGCCTGCCTGGAGAGCTCCATCATCAGCGCCTCCCGCACGGCGGCCTCTGCCGCACTGGCCGCCGACCGGCTGAGCCGGGGACGCGGTCGGCCGACCCGGGTGGGGTTCGTCGGCACCGGGCTCATCGCCCGCTACATCCACACCTATCTGGCCGCCACCGGCTGGGAGTTCGACGAAACGGGCGTGTACGACCTGTCCGCCGACAGCGCGGCCGGCTTCCGGGGCTACCTGGAACGGTCGGACGGCGGCGGCAAGGTCACCGTGCACGACAGCGCCGAACAACTGGTCAGGTCCAGCGACTTGCTGGTGTTCGCCACCGTCACCGCGAAACCGCACATCCACGACGTGTCGTGGTTCGACCACCATCCGCTCGTCCTGCACATCTCGCTCCGCGATCTCGCGCCGGAGATCCTGCTCGCCTCGGCGAACTACGTCGACGACATCGAGCACTGCCTGAAGGCGGAGACCTCGCCGCACCTGGCCGAACAGCTCACCGGCGGCCGGGACTTCATCGACGGCACACTGGACGACGTACTCACCGGGCGCACAAAGGTCCCGGTGGACCGGCCGGTGGTGTTCTCGCCCTTCGGCCTCGGGGTGCTCGACCTCGCCGTCGGCAGGTTCGTCCACGACGAGGTGGCCCGCCGCGGCGAACTGCGTGTCGTCGACGGCTTCTTCCACGAACTGCGCCGGCACGGCTGA